A part of Gambusia affinis linkage group LG19, SWU_Gaff_1.0, whole genome shotgun sequence genomic DNA contains:
- the LOC122822004 gene encoding uncharacterized protein LOC122822004: MNCSKNEFYFPGLLGDDGSASLIIRTGLDFYFQFHFPVNQQNHRTPPLPLPLPIRTKSFCQIILALSRPTETLHYSCDISLFVMATADQLVKEIFSWITQGENYADKLKKLAGRLESEREQANAIKFLGASAGVMGSALLVGVGAASVLTGGLATPLLALGAAYTGGGAVACACSSETEEKYSKKILSEARDILNRSNEKVTMIQELFEKLKKEKKRQNSMLDPKELDNHVLADVLMAVGRHRELDMSNMNHLLTNQIEFSFANGVNMCGPQLGFSPILVSVCAVLLMFNLKVGSKSLGFMATFGPGALSGGIILAGAGAMAYFLPEAVDSWNDLIKKNYVTEASRSLRSRAEEILKVTRELREQFNTIEESLRKLSRIKFIIEKKNRNQDEKRELIDYAIKNSPYPEVKQWLIDNAGSDVFCHLVNLGNFIKQKLYEEAEQKTEEDWKWRKIELVFLAHGSIENRMIPARCLMPLPSITDVLLYSPWNCLLYPEAAYSIATGSIQPDHRLFGCANPGLCYCSPETSRDVHVPLHLPSRWNSMRDAGCQEIPNIMVSPVAKEGDPAFADFIALRECYGTPTANRYLVPYLAPEIGRVPFFIVTLAISLVLLLTNHEATVHLAACLGKSPRNAVMQEERLSWQYSYTVDNTGMTVPRETIQNRYGPVFNMFKAVFGDESPFF, encoded by the exons ATGAACTGTTCAAAGAATGAATTTTACTTTCCTGGACTCCTTGGAGACGATGGATCAGCTTCACTGATTATAAGAACTGGGTTggatttttactttcagtttcactttcctGTAAACCAGCAGAATCACAgaactcctcctcttcctcttcctcttcctatAAGAACAAAGAGtttctgtcagattattttGGCTCTCAGTCGACCAACAGAGACGCTGCACT attCCTGTGACATCTCTCTCTTTGTGATGGCTACAGCTGACCAGTTGGTGAAGGAGATTTTCTCCTGGATCACGCAGGGGGAGAATTATGCAGACAAGCTGAAGAAACTAGCAGGGAGGCTGGAGTCCGAAAGGGAACAAGCCAATGCTATTAAATTTCTTGGTGCCTCAGCTGGAGTGATGGGATCAGCCCTCCTGGTTGGAGTTGGAGCTGCCTCCGTGCTCACCGGTGGATTAGCTACTCCTCTCTTAGCACTGGGCGCTGCGTATACTGGTGGCGGTGCTGTTGCTTGTGCTTGCTCCAGTGAAACTGAAGAGAAATATTCTAAGAAAATACTGAGTGAGGCTCgagatattttaaacagaagCAACGAGAAAGTGACCATGATTCAGGAGTTGTTTGAGAAActgaagaaggagaagaagaggcaGAACTCCATGTTGGATCCTAAAGAGCTGGATAATCATGTCTTGGCTGATGTTCTGATGGCTGTGGGGAGACACAGAGAACTGGACATGTCCAACATGAACCATCTGCTTACAAACCAGATAGAGTTCAGTTTTGCTAATGGAGTAAACATGTGTGGACCACAGCTGGGTTTTTCACCCATCCTGGTGTCTGTTTGTGCTGTTCTGTTGATGTTCAACCTGAAAGTTGGATCAAAGAGCCTGGGCTTCATGGCCACATTTGGACCTGGTGCTCTTTCTGGAGGCATCATA CTTGCAGGGGCAGGGGCGATGGCATACTTCCTTCCAGAAGCAGTTGACAGCTGGAATGATCTGATCAAGAAGAACTATGTGACAGAAGCCAGTCGATCTCTGAGGAGCAGAGCTGAGGAGATCCTGAAGGTCACCAGGGAGCTGAGGGAGCAGTTCAACACTATTGA ggAATCTCTCAGAAAGCTCTCCAGAATCAAATTCATCatagagaagaaaaacaggaaccAAGATGAGAAGAGAGAGCTGATAGATTATGCAATTAAAAACTCTCCTTACCCAGAGGTTAAACAGTGGTTGATTGACAACGCAGGGTCTGATGTCTTCTGCCATCTGGTAAATCTGGGAAACTTCATAAAGCAGAAGCTGTATGAGGAGGCGGAGCAGAAGACAGAGGAGGATTGGAAGTGGAGGAAGATCGAACTGGTTTTCTTGGCTCATGGATCGATTGAGAACCGAATGATTCCTGCCAGATGTCTGATGCCTCTGCCGTCCATCACAGACGTCCTGCTGTATTCTCCCTGGAACTGCCTCCTGTATCCTGAAGCGGCCTACAGCATCGCTACAGGAAGCATCCAGCCTGACCACCGGCTGTTTGGATGTGCCAATCCAGGCCTATGCTATTGTTCTCCTGAGACTTCTCGTGATGTCCATGTACCTTTACATCTGCCCTCTAGATGGAACTCTATGAGGGACGCTGGATGTCAAGAAATCCCTAACATCATGGTTAGTCCGGTAGCAAAAGAAGGAGACCCTGCGTTCGCAGATTTCATTGCACTACGAGAATGTTATGGTACTCCAACAGCCAACCGGTATCTCGTCCCGTACCTCGCCCCCGAGATCGGCAGAGTGCCCTTCTTCATCGTCACGTTGGCCATTTCTCTGGTGCTCTTACTTACAAATCATGAAGCCACCGTCCACCTGGCCGCCTGCCTGGGAAAATCACCCAGAAATGCCGTAATGCAGGAGGAGCGTCTGAGCTGGCAGTATTCCTACACTGTGGACAACACCGGCATGACCGTTCCAAGAGAAACGATCCAAAATAGATACGGTCCAGTTTTTAATATGTTCAAGGCTGTTTTTGGTGACGAGTCTCCATTCTTTTAA